From Candoia aspera isolate rCanAsp1 chromosome 8, rCanAsp1.hap2, whole genome shotgun sequence, a single genomic window includes:
- the AASDH gene encoding beta-alanine-activating enzyme isoform X1 gives MSNSPILCQNQVQISRMTLHEMVQAAARLYPDRRAVCFDECSHQTPVTYTYKTVINLAAQLTDFLRKHCNLTENLEIGLYCYPGINLPSWILGLLQVPAAYFSIDPDALPSLYTYFMKKCNFQYVLVEEDKVDKFTVTYGHLYSQNSLQMQGIGLILFQPHSGVQLTKCVNAGSESSMVGSIWKPHLVEQHEAKPPKNLLDVREKHSLAYILHTSGTTGVPRIVRVPHKCIVPNILHLSEIFKITPDDVVFMASPLTFDPSVIELFITLASGACLLILPTVIKMMPQQLSRALFQRHRVTVLQATPTLLKRFGVQHIRSTILSVDASLRILALGGEACPGLSVLRSWKEKGNKTHLFNIYGITEVSCWATCYRIPEEVFDMDHRFDSLVPLGTSLPGTTVEVKDANGSAVLEGEGQVFIGGNGRVCFVDDEITLPVDTMRATGDFVRVKNAEMFFLGRKDNQIKRHGKRLNTEYIQQVAESLCTVETCALIWYQQEKLILCVAPKDVSKGHLLKKLQECLPSYAIPDEVLLIETLPFTSHGKIDVSRLNKIYSSHLNSRKSDSKLSQQELWEALQSLWQSVLNLPDGSSCILEDSQFLPSGGDSLKLLQLHDEIERMVGRPIPGLLEIILNRSIGEIYKHVLKSAFPSDSLTINEHCTIKRKLRDRFSEEPNNKCVALAPESSLKNEVANIGFIAVSRGNHLVSINGSVKNQIDGEQAEKNEMLQKRSTNVNITEDYSVEENLGQENLGETIKKLTLHVRWISDLGKCVDASPLLVIPIPDKLPAFVYIGSHSQVIQAIDLYSGKVKWKRNLADRIESSACISKCGNFIVVGCYNGLVYVLQNSNGEIHWAFPTEDAVKSSPALDPSTGLFFIGSHDQRVYALDIYKKECIWSLHSESGGVFSSPHLNLLPYHLYVGTLGGLLLAVNPVMGKTIWKSVCGKPIFSSPHCDKDYVYVGCVDGNLYCFSHFGEKVWAFSSNGPIFSSPCVSHFSRDIFFGSHDYFIYCCNREGNLLWKFETTSRVYATPFVFCSHDLDSKTFLVVTSTDGRIWILNAKTGVAEGTGELPGEVFSSPVAWGSTIIVGCRNNYLYCLDLLLSKTNKTVQQ, from the exons ATGAGTAATTCTCCCATTCTGTGTCAGAATCAAG TACAAATATCGAGAATGACGCTGCATGAGATGGTTCAGGCTGCCGCCAGGTTATATCCTGACAGAAGAGCTGTGTGCTTTGATGAATGTAGCCATCAAACTCCAGTTACCTACACATACAAGACAGTTATAAACCTTGCTGCACAGCTTACAGATTTCCTGAGGAAACATTGCAATCTTACAGAAAATTTGGAAATAGGTCTCTACTGTTATCCAGGGATAAATCTACCTTCTTGGATTCTAGG ACTTCTCCAAGTGCCTGCTGCATATTTTTCCATTGATCCAGATGCCTTGCCCAGCCTGTACACATACTTTATGAAGAAATGTAATTTCCAATATGTCCTTGTTGAAGAAGATAAAGTTGAT aaattcaCAGTAACATATGGACACTTGTACAGCCAAAATTCTCTTCAAATGCAGGGAATTGGTTTAATTCTCTTCCAACCGCACAGTGGTGTTCAGTTGACAAAATGTGTAAATGCAGGTAGTGAAAGCTCTATGGTCGGAAGCATCTGGAAACCACATCTAGTGGAGCAACATGAGGCTAAACCGCCAAAAAATCTGTTGGATGTCAGAGAGAAACATTCCCTGGCATATATTTTGCATACATCTGGAACAACAGGGGTCCCCAGAATTGTGAGAGTACCTCATAAATGCATCGTACCAAATATTCTTCATCTTAG CgagatttttaaaattacccCAGATGATGTGGTGTTTATGGCCTCTCCTTTGACTTTTGACCCATCTGTCATTGAGCTGTTCATTACTCTAGCGAGTGGGGCTTGTCTGCTTATACTACCCACAGTGATTAAAATGATGCCACAGCAGTTATCCAGGGCTCTCTTCCAGCGCCACAGAGTGACCGTATTGCAG GCTACACCAACCCTTCTGAAAAGATTTGGAGTTCAGCATATTAGATCAACTATATTGTCTGTGGATGCTTCCCTGCGAATCTTAGCTCTTGGTGGAGAAGCATGCCCTGGGCTAAGTGTGTTGagaagctggaaagaaaaaggaaacaaaactcaTCTCTTTAATATTTATGGTATTACTGAAGTTTCCTGTTGGGCCACATGTTACAGGATTCCTGAGGAGGTTTTTGACATGGATCATCG ATTTGATTCACTTGTACCACTGGGAACATCATTACCTGGAACAACAGTTGAAGTCAAAGATGCTAATGGCTCTGCTGTCCTAGAAGGTGAAGGCCAAGTATTCatag GAGGAAATGGACGTGTTTGTTTCGTTGATGATGAAATAACACTCCCTGTGGACACAATGAGAGCCACTGGAGATTTTGTAAGAGTTAAGAATGCTGAAATGTTTTTCTTGGGGCGGAAGGACAATCAAATTAAGCGTCATGGCAAGCGTCTCAACACTGAATACATACAGCAG GTTGCAGAGAGCCTCTGCACAGTGGAAACCTGTGCTTTGATATGGTACCAACAAGAAAAATTAATTCTATGTGTTGCACCCAAAGATGTTTCAAAagggcatcttttaaaaaaactccaGGAATGTCTTCCCAGCTATGCAATCCCAGATGAGGTTTTGCTGATTGAGACTTTGCCATTCACATCCCATG GCAAAATTGATGTGTCCAGGCTGAACAAGATATACAGCAGCCACCTGAATTCCAGAAAAAGTGACAGCAAGCTAAGCCAACAAGAACTATGGGAAGCCTTGCAGAGTCTCTGGCAG TCTGTCCTTAATCTTCCAGATGGTTCCAGCTGCATTTTGGAAGATTCACAGTTCTTGCCCAGTGGTGGGGATTCTTTAAAATTACTACAGCTCCATGATGAAATTGAGCGTATGGTAGGTAGGCCTATTCCTGGCTTACTAGAAATTATTCTCAATCGTTCAATTGGCGAGATCTACAAACATGTCCTAAAATCAGCCTTCCCAAGTGACAGCCTAACTATAAACGAACACTGCactataaaaagaaaattgagaGACCGTTTCAGTGAAGAACCAAATAATAAATGTGTGGCACTTGCCCCTGAGAGTTCCCTGAAAAACGAAGTGGCCAACATAGGATTTATTGCCGTAAGCCGAGGAAACCACTTGGTGTCTATCAATGGGTCTGTGAAGAACCAGATTGATGGAGAACaggcagaaaagaatgaaatgttGCAAAAAAGGAGTACTAATGTAAATATAACAGAAGATTATTCTGTTGAAGAAAATTTGGGTCAAGAGAATCTTGGTGAAACTATTAAAAAGTTGACATTGCATGTAAGATGGATATCAGACCTTGGCAAATGTGTTGATGCATCTCCACTACTTGTAATCCCAATTCCTGACAAATTACCTGCTTTTGTATATATTGGGTCTCATTCTCAAGTGATTCAAGCAATTGACTTATATTCAGGCAaagtgaaatggaaaagaaacctTGCAGATCGTATTGAGTCCTCCGCGTGCATATCTAAGTGTGGAAACTTCATTGTTGTTG GTTGTTATAATGGATTGGTATATGTTCTCCAAAACAGTAATGGGGAAATCCACTGGGCATTTCCCACGGAGGATGCTGTGAAAAGTTCTCCAGCTTTGGATCCTTCCACAGGATTATTCTTTATTGGATCTCATGACCAGCGTGTATATGCTTTAGATATTTAT AAGAAGGAATGTATTTGGAGTTTACACAGTGAATCTGGAGGTGTATTTTCTTCTCCTCATCTAAATCTGTTACCATATCACCTGTATGTTGGTACTCTGGGAGGACTGCTACTTGCTGTTAATCCT GTTATGGGGAAAACTATTTGGAAAAGTGTTTGTGGAAAACCTATCTTCTCATCACCACATTGTGACAAAGACTATGTGTATGTTGGCTGCGTGGATGGAAATTTatactgctttagtcactttggAGAAAAG GTTTGGGCGTTCTCCAGCAATGGACCAATCTTTTCATCACCCTGTGTTTCACATTTTTCCAGAGATATATTCTTTGGGTCCCATGACTactttatttattgctgtaatagAGAAGGAAATTTATTATGGAAATTTGAAACAACATCAAGAGTTTATGCGACCCCATTTGTTTTCTGTAGTCATGATTTGGACAGTAAAACATTTCTGGTTGTGACATCTACAGATGGCAGAATATGGATCCTGAATGCTAAGACTGGGGTGGCAGAAGGTACAGGAGAACTTCCAGGTGAGGTATTCTCTTCTCCTGTAGCCTGGGGATCAACAATTATTGTAGGCTGTAGAAACAACTACCTTTATTGTTTAGATTTATTATTATCTAAAACTAATAAAACTGTCCAACAATGA
- the AASDH gene encoding beta-alanine-activating enzyme isoform X2: MQGIGLILFQPHSGVQLTKCVNAGSESSMVGSIWKPHLVEQHEAKPPKNLLDVREKHSLAYILHTSGTTGVPRIVRVPHKCIVPNILHLSEIFKITPDDVVFMASPLTFDPSVIELFITLASGACLLILPTVIKMMPQQLSRALFQRHRVTVLQATPTLLKRFGVQHIRSTILSVDASLRILALGGEACPGLSVLRSWKEKGNKTHLFNIYGITEVSCWATCYRIPEEVFDMDHRFDSLVPLGTSLPGTTVEVKDANGSAVLEGEGQVFIGGNGRVCFVDDEITLPVDTMRATGDFVRVKNAEMFFLGRKDNQIKRHGKRLNTEYIQQVAESLCTVETCALIWYQQEKLILCVAPKDVSKGHLLKKLQECLPSYAIPDEVLLIETLPFTSHGKIDVSRLNKIYSSHLNSRKSDSKLSQQELWEALQSLWQSVLNLPDGSSCILEDSQFLPSGGDSLKLLQLHDEIERMVGRPIPGLLEIILNRSIGEIYKHVLKSAFPSDSLTINEHCTIKRKLRDRFSEEPNNKCVALAPESSLKNEVANIGFIAVSRGNHLVSINGSVKNQIDGEQAEKNEMLQKRSTNVNITEDYSVEENLGQENLGETIKKLTLHVRWISDLGKCVDASPLLVIPIPDKLPAFVYIGSHSQVIQAIDLYSGKVKWKRNLADRIESSACISKCGNFIVVGCYNGLVYVLQNSNGEIHWAFPTEDAVKSSPALDPSTGLFFIGSHDQRVYALDIYKKECIWSLHSESGGVFSSPHLNLLPYHLYVGTLGGLLLAVNPVMGKTIWKSVCGKPIFSSPHCDKDYVYVGCVDGNLYCFSHFGEKVWAFSSNGPIFSSPCVSHFSRDIFFGSHDYFIYCCNREGNLLWKFETTSRVYATPFVFCSHDLDSKTFLVVTSTDGRIWILNAKTGVAEGTGELPGEVFSSPVAWGSTIIVGCRNNYLYCLDLLLSKTNKTVQQ; the protein is encoded by the exons ATGCAGGGAATTGGTTTAATTCTCTTCCAACCGCACAGTGGTGTTCAGTTGACAAAATGTGTAAATGCAGGTAGTGAAAGCTCTATGGTCGGAAGCATCTGGAAACCACATCTAGTGGAGCAACATGAGGCTAAACCGCCAAAAAATCTGTTGGATGTCAGAGAGAAACATTCCCTGGCATATATTTTGCATACATCTGGAACAACAGGGGTCCCCAGAATTGTGAGAGTACCTCATAAATGCATCGTACCAAATATTCTTCATCTTAG CgagatttttaaaattacccCAGATGATGTGGTGTTTATGGCCTCTCCTTTGACTTTTGACCCATCTGTCATTGAGCTGTTCATTACTCTAGCGAGTGGGGCTTGTCTGCTTATACTACCCACAGTGATTAAAATGATGCCACAGCAGTTATCCAGGGCTCTCTTCCAGCGCCACAGAGTGACCGTATTGCAG GCTACACCAACCCTTCTGAAAAGATTTGGAGTTCAGCATATTAGATCAACTATATTGTCTGTGGATGCTTCCCTGCGAATCTTAGCTCTTGGTGGAGAAGCATGCCCTGGGCTAAGTGTGTTGagaagctggaaagaaaaaggaaacaaaactcaTCTCTTTAATATTTATGGTATTACTGAAGTTTCCTGTTGGGCCACATGTTACAGGATTCCTGAGGAGGTTTTTGACATGGATCATCG ATTTGATTCACTTGTACCACTGGGAACATCATTACCTGGAACAACAGTTGAAGTCAAAGATGCTAATGGCTCTGCTGTCCTAGAAGGTGAAGGCCAAGTATTCatag GAGGAAATGGACGTGTTTGTTTCGTTGATGATGAAATAACACTCCCTGTGGACACAATGAGAGCCACTGGAGATTTTGTAAGAGTTAAGAATGCTGAAATGTTTTTCTTGGGGCGGAAGGACAATCAAATTAAGCGTCATGGCAAGCGTCTCAACACTGAATACATACAGCAG GTTGCAGAGAGCCTCTGCACAGTGGAAACCTGTGCTTTGATATGGTACCAACAAGAAAAATTAATTCTATGTGTTGCACCCAAAGATGTTTCAAAagggcatcttttaaaaaaactccaGGAATGTCTTCCCAGCTATGCAATCCCAGATGAGGTTTTGCTGATTGAGACTTTGCCATTCACATCCCATG GCAAAATTGATGTGTCCAGGCTGAACAAGATATACAGCAGCCACCTGAATTCCAGAAAAAGTGACAGCAAGCTAAGCCAACAAGAACTATGGGAAGCCTTGCAGAGTCTCTGGCAG TCTGTCCTTAATCTTCCAGATGGTTCCAGCTGCATTTTGGAAGATTCACAGTTCTTGCCCAGTGGTGGGGATTCTTTAAAATTACTACAGCTCCATGATGAAATTGAGCGTATGGTAGGTAGGCCTATTCCTGGCTTACTAGAAATTATTCTCAATCGTTCAATTGGCGAGATCTACAAACATGTCCTAAAATCAGCCTTCCCAAGTGACAGCCTAACTATAAACGAACACTGCactataaaaagaaaattgagaGACCGTTTCAGTGAAGAACCAAATAATAAATGTGTGGCACTTGCCCCTGAGAGTTCCCTGAAAAACGAAGTGGCCAACATAGGATTTATTGCCGTAAGCCGAGGAAACCACTTGGTGTCTATCAATGGGTCTGTGAAGAACCAGATTGATGGAGAACaggcagaaaagaatgaaatgttGCAAAAAAGGAGTACTAATGTAAATATAACAGAAGATTATTCTGTTGAAGAAAATTTGGGTCAAGAGAATCTTGGTGAAACTATTAAAAAGTTGACATTGCATGTAAGATGGATATCAGACCTTGGCAAATGTGTTGATGCATCTCCACTACTTGTAATCCCAATTCCTGACAAATTACCTGCTTTTGTATATATTGGGTCTCATTCTCAAGTGATTCAAGCAATTGACTTATATTCAGGCAaagtgaaatggaaaagaaacctTGCAGATCGTATTGAGTCCTCCGCGTGCATATCTAAGTGTGGAAACTTCATTGTTGTTG GTTGTTATAATGGATTGGTATATGTTCTCCAAAACAGTAATGGGGAAATCCACTGGGCATTTCCCACGGAGGATGCTGTGAAAAGTTCTCCAGCTTTGGATCCTTCCACAGGATTATTCTTTATTGGATCTCATGACCAGCGTGTATATGCTTTAGATATTTAT AAGAAGGAATGTATTTGGAGTTTACACAGTGAATCTGGAGGTGTATTTTCTTCTCCTCATCTAAATCTGTTACCATATCACCTGTATGTTGGTACTCTGGGAGGACTGCTACTTGCTGTTAATCCT GTTATGGGGAAAACTATTTGGAAAAGTGTTTGTGGAAAACCTATCTTCTCATCACCACATTGTGACAAAGACTATGTGTATGTTGGCTGCGTGGATGGAAATTTatactgctttagtcactttggAGAAAAG GTTTGGGCGTTCTCCAGCAATGGACCAATCTTTTCATCACCCTGTGTTTCACATTTTTCCAGAGATATATTCTTTGGGTCCCATGACTactttatttattgctgtaatagAGAAGGAAATTTATTATGGAAATTTGAAACAACATCAAGAGTTTATGCGACCCCATTTGTTTTCTGTAGTCATGATTTGGACAGTAAAACATTTCTGGTTGTGACATCTACAGATGGCAGAATATGGATCCTGAATGCTAAGACTGGGGTGGCAGAAGGTACAGGAGAACTTCCAGGTGAGGTATTCTCTTCTCCTGTAGCCTGGGGATCAACAATTATTGTAGGCTGTAGAAACAACTACCTTTATTGTTTAGATTTATTATTATCTAAAACTAATAAAACTGTCCAACAATGA